The Priestia megaterium NBRC 15308 = ATCC 14581 region ATAAGCCTCCATCTAGTTAAATTAAACCGCAGCTTCATCCAAATGATATTATTTTCTATTTATCTTCTCTTATCATACAATGTTTTAGCCTCGTTCTCCAATACATTTCAACATTTTCAGAAAATATGACCAAACAGTTTCTTCTATATTTATAAATATTTAAGGTGTTTTAAAAATTTTCAAAGTCGTGTGTCTCTACTGATGGAAGTCTAAACGGCGGATAAACAAGAAACCGCGCCGTTACTACTTTCTCTTTTTGCTCATTGACCGCTTCCACCTCAATCGTAACAGTTCTAGAAGAAACATCTACCTCTGTCACTTCAAATAAAAATTCAATCGTGCTATAATGATGAATCTTTTTGGGGAAGGCTACCGTATGTTCTGCAACGTGGCTTCCAGGTCCAGGCAAATACTTTGAAATGGCTGCTGTCATAATACCGGTAATCATAATACTTGGCACAATAGGTTTTTTAAAAGGGGTCTGAGATGCGTAATCATGCTGAATGTATAAAGGGTTAGAATCATTTGTCAGCCCTAAGTACAATAAGATGTCTTTATCTTCAATTCGTTCCGTTAGCGTTAATTTTTCTCCAACTTTTATATCTTCAATACTTCGGCCTATTTTTTGTTTTTTACCTAATACCATCATCATTCCACCTTTTGTATAAAGTAATAGCTTTTCTTTATATACAAGAAAAATTCGAGGTTTCCCTCGAATTTTCCTTGTGACTATTGTTTGAATATTGATAAAAACCTATACTCAAACCTATTTTATTGTATTAAGCTAATACACCCATGACAGTTTTAACTGATTTTGCTGATTGATCTAAAGAAGCTTTTTCAGACTCAGTCAGTTCTAATTCAATTACCTGCTCAATTCCTGCAGCTCCTAATACGGTTGGAACACCTAAGTAGATCCCGTTATAACCATATTCACCCTCTAGGTAAGCAATCGCTGGTAAAATACGACGCTGATCTTTTAAGATCGCTTCTGTCATTTCCACTAAGGAAGCAGCAGGCGCGTAGTATGCACTTCCGTTACCTAATAAGTTAACGATCTCGCCGCCGCCTTTGCGTGTTCTTTCAACAATTGCTTCAAGACGCGCTTTTGGAATAAGCGTTTCAAGAGGAATACCGCCAGCATATGAGTAGCGTACAAGAGGCACCATATCGTCGCCATGTCCACCAAGTACAAAACCTGTGATATCTTTTACTGAAATGTTTAACTCCTGCGCTACGAACGTACGGAAACGTGCAGAATCTAATACGCCTGATTGACCGATTACGCGGTTTTTAGGAAAACCAGATTCTTTAAATACTGTATACGTCATAGCATCTACCGGGTTTGTTAACACTATGATGTGACAGTTTGGCGAGTATTTAACAACTTCTTGAGTAACAGACTTCATGATTTTTTGGTTCGTTGTTACTAAATCATCGCGACTCATACCTGGCTTGCGCGCGATACCAGCTGTAATAATGACAATGTCAGAATCAGCTGTGTCTTCGTAGTTGGCTGTTCCTGTAATGTTAGCGTCAAATCCTTGTACAGGACTTGCTTCTAACATATCCAGCGCTTTACCTTTAGCTGGATTTTCTAATTGCGGAATATCAACTAATACAACATCAGCTAACTCTTTTTGACCAATTAAAAAAGCAGTTGTAGCTCCCGTAAAGCCTGCTCCGATAACAGATACTTTTTTACGCATATTTGCCATTATAATTCCTCCCCTAAATGAATAGCTATTAAACTGTTACTTGTTTTCCTAGATTGCTAATTAATTCATCAGCGAACTCTGAACACTTCACTTCTGTTGCACCATCCATTAAACGTGCGAAATCATATGTTACTACTTTTGAAGCAATTGTTTTTTCCATTGATTTC contains the following coding sequences:
- a CDS encoding MaoC family dehydratase — protein: MVLGKKQKIGRSIEDIKVGEKLTLTERIEDKDILLYLGLTNDSNPLYIQHDYASQTPFKKPIVPSIMITGIMTAAISKYLPGPGSHVAEHTVAFPKKIHHYSTIEFLFEVTEVDVSSRTVTIEVEAVNEQKEKVVTARFLVYPPFRLPSVETHDFENF
- the mdh gene encoding malate dehydrogenase, with amino-acid sequence MANMRKKVSVIGAGFTGATTAFLIGQKELADVVLVDIPQLENPAKGKALDMLEASPVQGFDANITGTANYEDTADSDIVIITAGIARKPGMSRDDLVTTNQKIMKSVTQEVVKYSPNCHIIVLTNPVDAMTYTVFKESGFPKNRVIGQSGVLDSARFRTFVAQELNISVKDITGFVLGGHGDDMVPLVRYSYAGGIPLETLIPKARLEAIVERTRKGGGEIVNLLGNGSAYYAPAASLVEMTEAILKDQRRILPAIAYLEGEYGYNGIYLGVPTVLGAAGIEQVIELELTESEKASLDQSAKSVKTVMGVLA